Proteins encoded in a region of the Flavobacterium sp. PMTSA4 genome:
- a CDS encoding SDR family oxidoreductase, producing MISVKKTILITGGAGFIGSNLCEYFLSKGHFVICLDNFSTGHKHNIESFSSNENFKLVEGDIRDLDTCIQATKGVDYVLHQAALGSVPRSIKDPIISNEVNVNGFLNMLVASRDANVKRFVYAASSSTYGDSESLPKVEEKIGKPLSPYAITKYVNELYAEIFSKTYGIETIGLRYFNVFGRKQDPNGAYAAVIPKFVGLLMKYESPVINGDGNFSRDFTYIDNVIQMNELAMNTTNPEALNTVFNTAFGERNSLNDLVHNLKEYLYEFDSKIEDVEVVYGPNREGDIPHSLASIDKAKKLLNYSPKFSFKEGLKESVKWYWENLK from the coding sequence ATGATTTCAGTAAAGAAAACAATTTTAATTACTGGTGGCGCAGGATTTATTGGGTCAAACCTTTGTGAATACTTTCTGTCTAAAGGACATTTTGTGATTTGTTTAGATAATTTTTCTACAGGCCATAAACATAATATAGAATCATTTTCCTCGAATGAAAATTTTAAGTTAGTAGAAGGAGATATAAGAGATTTAGACACGTGTATTCAAGCTACAAAAGGAGTTGATTATGTACTTCATCAAGCGGCTTTAGGTTCAGTTCCTCGTTCAATTAAAGATCCAATAATCTCAAATGAGGTTAATGTAAATGGTTTTCTGAATATGTTAGTGGCTTCAAGAGATGCTAACGTTAAACGCTTCGTTTATGCAGCTAGTTCATCAACTTATGGTGATTCTGAAAGCTTGCCAAAAGTTGAAGAAAAAATAGGAAAACCTCTTTCGCCTTATGCCATTACAAAGTATGTGAATGAATTGTATGCTGAGATATTTAGTAAAACATACGGAATCGAAACCATTGGACTAAGATATTTTAATGTTTTCGGAAGAAAACAAGATCCAAACGGAGCGTATGCTGCAGTAATCCCAAAATTTGTTGGACTTCTAATGAAATATGAAAGTCCAGTAATCAACGGAGATGGAAATTTTTCTCGTGATTTTACGTATATTGATAATGTGATTCAGATGAATGAATTAGCTATGAATACTACAAATCCAGAGGCATTAAATACAGTTTTTAATACGGCTTTTGGGGAAAGAAATTCTTTGAATGATTTAGTTCATAACTTAAAAGAATATTTATATGAGTTTGATTCCAAAATAGAGGATGTTGAAGTTGTTTATGGACCAAATAGAGAAGGCGATATTCCTCACTCATTAGCGAGTATAGATAAAGCAAAAAAATTACTTAATTATAGCCCAAAGTTTTCATTTAAAGAAGGTTTGAAAGAATCGGTTAAATGGTATTGGGAAAATTTAAAATAA
- the recR gene encoding recombination mediator RecR produces the protein MEFSSKLLEKAVNEMAQLPGIGKRTALRLVLHLLKQPAEQTQFLSNALTTMREEIKFCKSCHNISDVDVCEICNNSNRNHQIICVVEDVRDVMAIENTNQFKGVYHVLGGKISPIDGVGPSQLNITSLVEKAKLGQVEELIFALSSTMEGDTTNFYIYKQIKDLPIKTSTIARGIAVGDELEYADEVTLGRSILNRIPFDFSIK, from the coding sequence ATGGAATTTTCATCAAAATTATTAGAAAAAGCAGTTAACGAAATGGCGCAATTGCCAGGAATTGGAAAGCGAACCGCTTTGCGATTAGTACTTCATTTATTAAAACAACCTGCAGAACAAACTCAATTTTTGTCAAATGCTTTAACGACGATGCGTGAAGAAATAAAATTCTGTAAATCATGTCATAATATTTCCGATGTTGACGTTTGTGAAATTTGTAATAATTCGAACAGAAACCATCAAATTATATGTGTTGTAGAAGATGTTCGTGATGTTATGGCTATTGAAAATACTAACCAATTTAAAGGTGTTTATCATGTTCTTGGAGGTAAAATTTCGCCAATTGATGGCGTTGGTCCTAGTCAATTGAACATTACTTCGTTGGTTGAAAAAGCAAAGTTAGGTCAAGTAGAAGAATTAATTTTTGCATTAAGTTCAACAATGGAAGGTGATACCACTAATTTTTATATTTATAAACAAATAAAAGATTTACCCATAAAAACTTCTACAATTGCAAGAGGAATTGCTGTTGGTGATGAACTAGAATATGCTGATGAAGTTACCTTAGGCCGAAGTATTTTAAACAGAATTCCCTTTGATTTTTCTATAAAATAG
- a CDS encoding exopolysaccharide transport family protein has product MLDVKDLSFFEEKNSFDFKSFLIKIISYWKWFVLSLIITFTIAHQVNIRKQKIYGIDTTIAVKEENNQLFTSNTSLVFNWGGTSDKVQGIATSLKSRSHNEAVVDTLNFFIDYFVKTDYYFKDVYGQVPFVITPNKNEYQLYEAFIKVKLIDESTYLLSIPFESSSVNIIRYSDNSILPLNVKSGPFNKKYKIGQIVALPFLNWKLELDPNVDLKVGEEVLIRFNSFDQTVARLKGLNVQIDEKATSILRLSMEGTNKKRLVDYLNTTVKVLIDKQLYNKNLFAKNTISFIDKTLGEMEDKLNDSGNELKNFSKNNNVLDITDKGSAFRGKLLELDIKKDEIERKIVYLNSLTEYLKKSVDYSKLPAPTIVGIEENNIVQNVAKIIELSVKRSEIIRTIKTPIFYEEIDNQIKSLKNVLLENSNSLKNALQYDIIKVNSKIKELESQINVLPEKELEYLNISRKYDLSDNVYNTFLQKRMEASIIKAANLSDIQFLDPAKDIGGGLIGPRTGVNYITAFFIGLFIPLIFIFILFFVKNSIHSIEDIAHVTQIPIIGIVGLKHNESNLSVFERPKSALSESFRAIRSSLQFLYKKQSLEGAKTLMLTSSISGEGKTFCSINIATVFALSEKKTIILGLDLRKPKIFDDFNVENNIGVVNYLIGQNQLHEVIQKTHIPYLDVITSGPIPPNPSELILGETMNDLINSLKDKYDYIILDTPPVGLVSDALELAQYSDVILYVVKQNFTKKEMLTLLNNRTKRGELNNISIIFNGYEDKAKYGTGYGYGYGYSYGYGYSYGYSNGYHEEDEPTGFFAKIKHKLFKKRQ; this is encoded by the coding sequence ATGCTAGACGTAAAAGATTTATCTTTTTTTGAAGAGAAAAACAGTTTTGATTTTAAAAGTTTTTTAATCAAGATTATTAGTTATTGGAAATGGTTTGTATTATCCTTAATAATTACTTTTACTATAGCGCATCAAGTAAATATTAGAAAACAAAAAATTTACGGAATTGATACAACCATTGCCGTTAAAGAAGAAAACAACCAGTTGTTTACATCAAATACAAGTTTAGTTTTTAATTGGGGTGGAACATCAGATAAGGTACAAGGAATAGCAACATCCTTAAAATCAAGATCACATAATGAGGCAGTTGTTGATACTTTGAATTTTTTTATTGATTATTTCGTAAAAACAGATTACTATTTTAAAGATGTTTATGGTCAAGTGCCATTTGTAATTACACCCAACAAAAATGAATACCAATTATATGAAGCTTTTATCAAAGTAAAACTTATAGATGAAAGCACATATCTCTTATCAATTCCTTTTGAGTCCAGTTCAGTTAATATTATCCGTTATTCTGATAATTCAATTTTACCATTAAATGTAAAATCTGGTCCATTTAATAAAAAATACAAAATTGGGCAAATAGTTGCCTTACCATTTTTGAATTGGAAACTTGAACTCGACCCAAATGTTGATTTAAAAGTAGGAGAAGAAGTTCTCATTAGATTTAATTCTTTTGATCAAACAGTTGCAAGATTAAAAGGATTAAATGTTCAGATTGATGAAAAAGCAACATCAATTTTGAGATTAAGCATGGAAGGAACAAACAAAAAGAGATTAGTTGATTATCTTAATACTACAGTTAAGGTTTTAATTGATAAACAATTGTATAATAAAAATCTTTTTGCGAAAAATACTATTTCATTTATTGATAAAACTTTAGGTGAAATGGAAGATAAATTAAATGATTCTGGGAATGAATTAAAAAACTTCAGTAAGAACAACAATGTTTTAGATATCACAGATAAAGGTTCAGCTTTTAGAGGAAAGTTATTAGAACTTGACATCAAAAAGGATGAAATTGAACGCAAGATTGTTTATTTGAATTCGCTAACAGAGTATTTAAAGAAAAGCGTAGATTACTCAAAATTACCTGCGCCTACAATTGTTGGGATAGAAGAAAATAATATTGTTCAAAATGTTGCTAAAATAATTGAGCTTTCAGTTAAAAGATCTGAAATAATAAGAACAATAAAGACACCAATTTTTTATGAAGAAATTGACAATCAAATTAAGTCTTTAAAAAATGTTCTTCTTGAAAACTCTAACTCTTTAAAAAATGCATTACAGTACGATATAATTAAAGTAAATTCAAAGATTAAAGAACTTGAATCTCAAATCAATGTATTGCCTGAAAAAGAATTAGAATATCTAAATATTTCTAGAAAATACGATTTAAGCGATAATGTTTACAATACGTTTTTACAAAAAAGAATGGAGGCATCCATTATAAAAGCAGCTAATTTATCGGATATACAATTTTTAGATCCAGCCAAAGATATTGGTGGAGGATTGATTGGTCCAAGAACTGGAGTTAATTATATTACAGCTTTTTTTATAGGATTATTTATTCCGTTAATCTTTATATTTATATTATTTTTTGTAAAAAATTCAATTCACAGCATTGAAGATATAGCCCATGTAACACAAATTCCTATAATAGGTATTGTAGGTTTAAAACATAACGAATCAAATTTATCTGTTTTTGAAAGACCAAAGTCAGCATTATCTGAATCGTTTAGAGCCATCAGATCTTCTTTACAGTTTTTATATAAAAAACAAAGTTTAGAAGGAGCAAAAACATTAATGTTAACATCATCAATAAGTGGAGAGGGAAAAACATTCTGTTCTATAAACATTGCAACCGTTTTTGCTTTGAGCGAAAAAAAGACAATAATTTTGGGACTAGATTTAAGAAAACCAAAGATTTTTGATGATTTTAATGTGGAAAACAATATAGGGGTTGTTAATTATTTAATAGGTCAAAACCAACTACATGAAGTGATTCAAAAAACCCATATTCCTTATTTGGATGTAATTACTTCAGGTCCAATACCGCCTAATCCATCAGAATTAATTTTAGGTGAAACAATGAATGACTTAATTAATTCTTTAAAAGATAAGTATGATTATATCATTCTTGACACTCCGCCAGTAGGTTTAGTTTCTGATGCTTTAGAGTTGGCTCAATATAGCGATGTAATATTATACGTAGTAAAACAAAACTTCACTAAAAAAGAGATGTTAACATTACTAAACAATAGAACTAAGAGAGGAGAATTAAATAATATTAGCATAATATTCAATGGATATGAGGATAAAGCGAAATACGGTACGGGTTATGGCTATGGCTATGGTTATAGTTATGGCTATGGATATAGTTATGGCTACTCAAATGGCTACCATGAAGAAGATGAACCAACAGGATTTTTTGCTAAAATAAAACATAAATTATTTAAAAAGCGACAATGA
- a CDS encoding CoA-binding protein, producing the protein MKNKKTVVLGASTKPDRYAYKAISMLVDKGHSVIAIGQNTGEVEGVKIYTKNIPLKNIDTVTLYLNPTRQRDFYNYIIETKPKRVIFNPGTENPEFYQLLKANGIEVEVACTLVLLTTNQY; encoded by the coding sequence ATGAAAAATAAAAAAACCGTTGTTCTTGGCGCTAGCACAAAACCAGATCGTTATGCTTATAAAGCAATTTCAATGTTGGTTGATAAAGGACATTCAGTTATTGCAATCGGTCAAAATACAGGAGAAGTTGAAGGTGTTAAAATTTATACTAAAAATATTCCTTTAAAAAATATTGATACTGTTACTTTATATTTAAATCCAACACGACAAAGAGATTTTTATAATTATATCATTGAAACAAAACCCAAACGAGTAATTTTTAACCCAGGAACAGAAAACCCAGAATTTTATCAGCTGTTAAAAGCTAATGGGATTGAAGTTGAAGTAGCATGTACTTTAGTATTGTTAACTACAAATCAATATTAA
- a CDS encoding MarC family NAAT transporter has translation MGLFVILFGALFSVLNPIGTVPIFVSLTQDYTKKERSNLSLRTAINVFVILIISFFIGQYVLTFFGITIPALRIAGGIIIASSGFSLLNGKFSKNRGINKKVEEDISTRNAIALTPLAMPMLAGPGSISLLIAFYQEHNSTTEIIFSSLSILAVSIVIFFILRSAHYLAKILGASGIVAVSRIIGFLTISIGIQYIINAVQDIIEKIN, from the coding sequence ATGGGTTTATTTGTTATTCTTTTTGGAGCATTATTTTCAGTTTTAAACCCAATTGGAACAGTTCCTATATTTGTTAGCCTTACCCAAGATTACACCAAAAAAGAACGTTCAAATCTTTCGTTAAGAACCGCAATTAATGTTTTTGTAATTTTAATCATCTCATTTTTTATTGGCCAATATGTGTTGACTTTTTTTGGAATAACCATTCCTGCACTAAGAATTGCTGGTGGAATTATTATAGCTAGTTCTGGATTTTCATTGCTAAACGGAAAGTTTTCGAAAAATCGTGGTATTAATAAAAAAGTAGAAGAAGATATTAGTACTAGAAATGCTATTGCACTAACGCCATTAGCAATGCCAATGCTTGCTGGTCCAGGTTCAATTTCCTTATTAATTGCATTTTATCAAGAACACAATAGCACTACTGAAATTATTTTTTCGAGTTTATCAATATTAGCAGTTTCAATTGTAATTTTCTTCATCTTAAGAAGCGCTCATTACTTAGCAAAAATTTTAGGTGCTTCAGGAATTGTTGCTGTTTCAAGAATCATTGGTTTTTTGACAATTTCTATTGGCATTCAATACATTATCAATGCAGTACAAGATATTATAGAAAAAATAAATTAG
- a CDS encoding nucleotide sugar dehydrogenase — MSNKIAIIGLGYVGLPLARLFATKYSVVGFDINQRRINELNSGIDSTLEVSEDVLKAVLKTDLSNENGLFCSNQIDDIKDCNYFIVTVPTPVDKNNRPDLNPLYKSSETVGKVLKKGDIVIYESTVYPGVTEEECIPVLERISGLKFNQDFYAGYSPERINPGDKEHTVEKILKVTSGSTPEIGIKVDELYKSVITAGTHLAPSIKVAEAAKVIENSQRDINIAFVNELAKIFNLLEIDTQAVLEAAGTKWNFLPFKPGLVGGHCIGVDPYYLAQKAQEKGYHPEIILAGRRLNDSMGDYVATQVVKMMIKKNIKVNGSKILMLGIAFKENCPDVRNTKVVDVVNALNDFETEITIYDPWANSLEVEHEYNLKTVNTLPNEKYDAIVLAVAHKEFVTIDFEALKKPVAVVFDVKGVLNEKADAKL, encoded by the coding sequence ATGAGTAATAAAATAGCAATTATTGGTTTAGGATATGTAGGATTGCCATTAGCAAGATTATTTGCAACAAAATATTCAGTGGTAGGTTTTGATATCAATCAAAGAAGAATAAATGAATTGAATTCTGGAATTGATTCTACACTAGAAGTTAGTGAAGATGTATTAAAAGCGGTTTTGAAAACGGATTTATCAAATGAGAATGGTCTTTTTTGTAGCAATCAAATAGACGATATTAAAGACTGTAATTACTTTATAGTAACAGTTCCAACTCCGGTTGACAAAAATAACCGGCCAGATTTGAATCCATTGTATAAATCAAGTGAAACTGTTGGAAAGGTTTTGAAAAAAGGCGATATTGTTATTTATGAATCAACTGTTTATCCGGGTGTTACTGAGGAAGAATGTATTCCTGTTTTAGAAAGAATAAGTGGCTTAAAATTTAACCAAGATTTCTATGCGGGTTATTCTCCTGAACGAATAAATCCTGGTGATAAAGAACATACCGTTGAAAAAATATTAAAAGTAACTTCAGGTTCAACTCCAGAGATTGGAATTAAAGTTGACGAACTTTATAAATCAGTTATTACCGCTGGTACGCATTTGGCTCCTTCTATAAAAGTTGCAGAAGCGGCTAAAGTTATTGAAAACTCACAACGAGATATTAATATCGCTTTTGTTAATGAGTTGGCTAAAATTTTCAATCTTTTAGAAATTGATACACAAGCTGTTCTTGAAGCTGCTGGCACGAAATGGAATTTTTTACCATTTAAACCAGGATTGGTTGGTGGACATTGTATAGGAGTTGATCCTTATTATTTAGCCCAAAAAGCTCAGGAAAAAGGATATCATCCGGAAATAATTTTAGCAGGAAGACGATTAAATGACAGTATGGGTGATTATGTTGCTACGCAAGTAGTCAAAATGATGATTAAAAAGAATATTAAAGTAAATGGTTCTAAAATACTGATGCTTGGTATTGCTTTTAAAGAAAACTGTCCTGATGTACGAAACACTAAGGTGGTTGATGTAGTGAATGCATTAAATGATTTTGAAACCGAAATTACTATATATGATCCATGGGCAAATTCATTAGAAGTGGAGCATGAATACAATTTAAAAACGGTCAATACATTACCAAACGAAAAATACGACGCAATAGTTTTGGCAGTTGCTCATAAAGAATTTGTCACTATTGATTTTGAAGCATTAAAGAAACCAGTAGCGGTAGTTTTTGATGTTAAGGGTGTTTTAAACGAAAAAGCAGATGCAAAATTATAA
- a CDS encoding sodium:solute symporter produces MSSTTILIIIIIYFGLLLLISNFVSKKGTDNDTFFKANKNSKWYLVAFGMIGTALSGVTFISVPGEVGNPDLQFKYFQFVLGNAIGMIVVATVLLPLYYRMNLTSIYSYIERRLGIVSYKTAASIFLISRTIGSAFRLYLVVIVLQRFVFDDFGVPFGVTVLLSLALIFAYTYRGGLKTIIITDTLQTFFLVSSVFFTIVFICNSLDLSFVQAFETVKESNYSKIFFFDDFQKGNYFWKQLLGGMFVTIAMIGLDQDLMQKNLSCKNIGEAQKNMFTFTGIFVVINIFFLSVGALLYIYAEKNGIAIPMVDGSPRTDLLFPEIAFHHLSIVPAVIFLLGLTAATFATTDSALTALTTSFCVDFLGMDKTENQNKPNIVRTRHFVHVGFSILMFLVIIVFNSLNDKSVVTMIFKVASYTYGPLLGLYSFGLLMKSKTVQDKLVPIICIISPAICFLIVKYSKELVGNYTIDNELIIVNGLITFMGLLLISKPATENTRF; encoded by the coding sequence ATGTCTTCTACAACCATACTGATAATCATCATCATTTATTTTGGGCTATTACTTTTGATTTCCAATTTTGTTTCAAAAAAAGGAACTGATAATGATACTTTTTTTAAAGCCAATAAAAATTCAAAATGGTATTTGGTTGCTTTCGGAATGATTGGAACAGCGCTTTCAGGAGTAACTTTTATTTCGGTTCCTGGCGAAGTTGGAAATCCTGATTTACAATTTAAATATTTTCAGTTTGTTTTAGGAAATGCAATAGGAATGATAGTTGTAGCAACCGTTTTGCTTCCTCTTTATTACCGAATGAATTTAACTTCGATTTATAGTTACATCGAACGAAGACTTGGTATTGTAAGCTACAAAACAGCTGCTAGTATTTTTTTAATTAGTAGAACAATTGGTTCCGCATTTAGATTGTATTTAGTGGTAATTGTTCTTCAACGATTTGTTTTTGATGATTTTGGAGTACCATTTGGTGTTACTGTATTACTTTCGTTGGCCTTGATTTTTGCTTACACTTATCGTGGTGGTTTAAAAACGATTATCATAACAGATACTTTACAAACTTTCTTTTTAGTTTCTTCCGTATTTTTTACAATTGTTTTCATTTGCAATAGTCTTGACTTATCTTTTGTTCAGGCATTTGAAACTGTAAAAGAAAGCAATTATTCTAAAATTTTCTTTTTTGATGATTTTCAAAAAGGAAATTATTTTTGGAAGCAATTACTTGGCGGAATGTTTGTTACAATTGCCATGATTGGTTTAGATCAAGATTTAATGCAAAAGAATTTAAGCTGTAAAAACATTGGCGAAGCACAAAAAAACATGTTTACTTTTACTGGAATATTTGTTGTAATAAATATTTTTTTCCTAAGTGTTGGAGCTTTACTTTACATCTATGCGGAGAAAAATGGAATTGCAATCCCAATGGTTGATGGTTCACCAAGAACCGATTTATTATTTCCAGAAATTGCTTTTCATCATTTAAGTATTGTTCCTGCTGTTATATTTCTGCTAGGATTAACTGCGGCTACTTTTGCCACTACTGATTCTGCTTTAACTGCTTTAACAACTTCGTTTTGTGTTGATTTTTTAGGCATGGATAAAACCGAGAATCAAAATAAACCAAACATTGTCAGAACTCGTCACTTTGTTCATGTTGGGTTTTCAATATTGATGTTTTTAGTAATTATTGTTTTTAATTCACTTAATGATAAATCAGTAGTAACCATGATTTTTAAAGTGGCAAGCTATACTTACGGTCCACTTTTAGGGTTATATTCATTTGGATTATTAATGAAATCAAAAACCGTTCAGGATAAATTGGTTCCAATTATTTGTATAATTTCACCTGCTATTTGCTTTTTGATAGTAAAATATTCTAAAGAATTGGTTGGAAATTATACTATTGACAATGAACTAATAATTGTAAATGGGTTGATAACTTTTATGGGGTTATTGCTGATCAGTAAACCTGCAACCGAAAACACCCGTTTTTAA
- a CDS encoding polysaccharide biosynthesis/export family protein, with the protein MGKLKLFFTLLICFFFTSCIPTKDLIYLQKNDSKSDTQPVESVNQKPYRVQVNDILSITIKAMDSKYVEIFNYSNISSQQGLSEQTAYFNGYTVDDHGDIRMPVLGLINVLGKTTEEIRVIVEEKLLKEYFTKEAGVFVSVKLSGFRYVVNGEIGNAGTKILYQDKVNILEAIANSGDITITGDRKDVIVMRRFPYGTETFHIDLTNSNAVNSPVYNLHPNDYIYVKPLKQKTWGTGKTGIESLSTLITLLSLATTTFLLLRN; encoded by the coding sequence ATGGGAAAGCTAAAACTTTTTTTCACACTACTGATTTGTTTTTTTTTCACGTCTTGTATTCCAACCAAAGATTTGATTTATTTACAAAAAAATGATTCAAAATCAGACACACAACCAGTTGAGTCGGTTAATCAAAAACCTTATAGAGTTCAAGTTAATGATATTTTGAGTATTACCATAAAAGCTATGGATTCGAAATATGTTGAAATTTTTAATTACAGTAACATTTCTTCCCAACAAGGATTAAGCGAACAAACAGCTTATTTTAATGGATATACAGTTGATGATCATGGTGATATTAGGATGCCTGTTCTCGGTTTAATTAATGTTTTAGGAAAAACGACAGAAGAAATAAGAGTAATAGTAGAAGAAAAACTGTTAAAAGAATATTTTACTAAAGAAGCAGGAGTTTTTGTGTCAGTTAAATTGTCGGGTTTTAGGTATGTCGTTAATGGTGAGATTGGTAATGCAGGAACTAAAATTTTATATCAAGATAAAGTTAATATTTTAGAAGCAATAGCAAATTCAGGAGATATAACTATAACTGGTGATAGAAAAGACGTAATTGTAATGAGAAGATTTCCTTATGGAACAGAAACTTTTCATATAGATTTAACAAATTCTAATGCCGTTAATTCACCAGTTTATAACCTTCATCCAAACGATTATATTTATGTTAAACCATTAAAGCAGAAAACTTGGGGAACAGGTAAAACAGGTATAGAATCTCTATCAACATTGATAACACTTCTATCACTTGCAACTACAACCTTTTTACTATTAAGAAATTAA
- a CDS encoding UDP-glucose 6-dehydrogenase produces MKITNICCIGAGYVGGPTMAIIADKSPHIKVTVVDLNEPRIAAWNDQDVNNIPIYEPGLSDIVARARGRNLFFSTEVDKAIDEAELIFISVNTPTKTYGTGKGMAADLKHIELCARQIAKVAKNNKIIVEKSTLPVRTAEALKSILDNTGNGVQFQILSNPEFLAEGTAVEDLLSPDRVLIGGESTPQGMEAIDSLVEVYSNWVPRERILTTNVWSSELSKLVANAFLAQRVSSINAISELCEKTEANVNEVAKAIGMDSRIGPKFLKASVGFGGSCFQKDILNLVYISKAFGLNEVADYWEQVIIMNDHQKKRFSKNIVQTLYNTVSGKKITFLGWAFKKDTNDTRESAAIYVADDLINEQAKVALYDPKVTHNQVLFDLNYLDTRSSSENEKHIVSFDSPYEACKNAHAIAILTEWDEFKDYDWKKIYDSMLKPAFVFDGRNLLNPERMKEIGFIYQAIGS; encoded by the coding sequence ATGAAGATTACTAATATATGTTGTATTGGTGCAGGTTATGTCGGAGGACCAACGATGGCAATAATTGCTGATAAAAGCCCACACATTAAAGTAACAGTAGTAGATTTAAATGAACCCAGAATTGCTGCATGGAATGACCAAGATGTGAATAATATTCCAATTTATGAACCTGGACTAAGTGATATTGTTGCTCGTGCCAGAGGAAGAAATTTATTTTTCTCAACAGAAGTTGATAAAGCAATTGACGAAGCCGAACTTATTTTTATTTCTGTAAATACGCCAACCAAAACCTATGGTACTGGTAAAGGCATGGCTGCAGATTTAAAACACATTGAATTGTGTGCAAGACAAATTGCCAAAGTAGCTAAAAACAATAAAATTATTGTTGAAAAATCAACACTTCCGGTTAGAACTGCTGAAGCATTAAAAAGTATTTTAGATAATACTGGAAACGGAGTGCAGTTTCAAATATTATCAAATCCAGAATTTTTAGCTGAAGGTACAGCGGTTGAAGATTTATTAAGTCCAGATAGAGTATTAATTGGAGGTGAATCAACTCCACAAGGAATGGAAGCGATTGATTCTTTAGTGGAAGTTTATTCTAATTGGGTTCCAAGAGAACGAATCTTAACTACCAATGTTTGGTCATCAGAATTATCAAAATTGGTGGCTAATGCATTTTTAGCACAACGTGTTTCTTCGATAAATGCTATTTCCGAATTATGCGAAAAAACAGAAGCTAATGTTAATGAAGTTGCTAAAGCTATTGGAATGGATAGCAGAATTGGGCCAAAATTTTTGAAGGCGTCTGTTGGTTTTGGAGGTTCTTGTTTTCAAAAGGACATATTGAATTTAGTTTATATTTCTAAGGCTTTTGGATTAAATGAAGTTGCTGATTATTGGGAACAAGTAATCATAATGAATGATCATCAAAAAAAGCGATTCTCAAAAAATATAGTTCAGACTTTATACAATACGGTATCAGGAAAGAAAATTACATTTTTAGGATGGGCTTTTAAGAAAGATACGAATGATACCAGAGAATCAGCTGCAATTTATGTGGCAGATGATTTAATTAATGAACAAGCTAAAGTAGCTTTATATGACCCAAAAGTAACTCATAATCAAGTCTTATTTGACTTAAATTATTTAGATACAAGAAGTTCTTCTGAGAATGAAAAGCATATAGTTTCTTTTGATTCACCTTATGAAGCTTGTAAAAATGCTCATGCCATAGCCATTTTAACGGAATGGGATGAATTTAAGGATTATGATTGGAAAAAAATATACGACTCTATGTTGAAACCTGCTTTTGTATTTGACGGAAGGAATTTATTGAATCCAGAGAGAATGAAAGAAATTGGATTTATTTATCAAGCTATTGGTTCTTAA